A section of the Rossellomorea marisflavi genome encodes:
- a CDS encoding TetR/AcrR family transcriptional regulator: MKFDNKKKIKQTALDLFGQKGYEETSLSDIAAVVGIKKPSIYNHFSSKEEIFTDVIEDLIKSEITSYHKLHEIEHPGSAIEQVRRVFDSFCHRLLTTKEARLWKRVSFYPPDPFKEFISKKFYELEVEYSRLLRSIHDSGKRNGYFMHIDVDQFTASFLCLIDGVFLEHHYYTEEIFKERIESIWKVYELGLTNNKGV; the protein is encoded by the coding sequence TTGAAGTTCGATAATAAGAAAAAAATAAAACAAACAGCCTTGGATTTATTCGGACAAAAAGGTTATGAAGAAACCTCTCTGAGTGATATTGCAGCTGTGGTTGGAATAAAAAAACCTTCCATTTACAATCATTTTTCAAGCAAAGAAGAGATTTTCACGGATGTCATAGAAGATCTCATCAAATCTGAAATCACTTCCTATCACAAACTGCATGAGATTGAACATCCAGGCTCAGCCATCGAACAAGTGCGCAGGGTCTTTGACTCTTTCTGCCACCGCCTGTTGACGACTAAGGAGGCGCGGTTGTGGAAACGGGTAAGCTTCTATCCCCCTGACCCATTCAAGGAATTCATCAGCAAAAAGTTCTATGAACTTGAAGTCGAATATAGCCGCCTGCTCCGCTCCATTCACGATAGCGGAAAAAGGAACGGATACTTCATGCACATCGATGTGGACCAGTTTACTGCGTCATTCTTATGTCTTATCGACGGGGTATTCCTCGAACATCATTATTATACGGAAGAAATCTTCAAAGAACGGATTGAGTCGATCTGGAAGGTCTATGAACTAGGATTGACCAACAACAAAGGAGTGTAG
- a CDS encoding DMT family transporter — translation MGWIYVIIGGILEIGWATGLSLSEGFTRPVPSIITAILILISFYFFSNSMKLLPIGTAYAVFTGIGAAGTAIVGMFILGDGVSTLKILFVALLIFGIIGLKMSDKEEQEERGAQ, via the coding sequence ATGGGTTGGATTTATGTCATCATCGGAGGGATCCTGGAAATCGGCTGGGCGACCGGGCTCTCCCTATCAGAAGGATTTACAAGGCCGGTGCCGAGTATCATCACGGCCATCCTGATCCTGATCAGCTTTTATTTCTTTTCAAATTCAATGAAGCTCCTCCCCATCGGAACTGCTTATGCGGTTTTCACAGGGATAGGTGCTGCAGGTACGGCCATAGTCGGCATGTTCATTCTCGGTGATGGGGTCAGCACGCTGAAGATTCTCTTTGTCGCCCTGCTCATATTTGGGATCATCGGTCTGAAGATGAGTGACAAGGAAGAACAGGAAGAAAGGGGGGCTCAGTAA